A window from Thermococcus sp. LS1 encodes these proteins:
- a CDS encoding biotin/lipoyl-containing protein, translated as APAPVPAPAAPTPAPTGEGVVTAPMPGKILRVLVKEGDQVKTGQGLLILEAMKMENEIPAPKDGVVKKILIKEGQTVDTGQPL; from the coding sequence GCTCCCGCTCCTGTTCCGGCGCCAGCAGCGCCGACTCCAGCGCCAACAGGTGAGGGGGTTGTAACTGCTCCAATGCCGGGTAAAATTCTTAGAGTACTCGTTAAAGAAGGCGATCAAGTCAAAACCGGCCAAGGACTACTCATCCTCGAGGCAATGAAAATGGAAAACGAAATCCCAGCACCAAAAGACGGAGTAGTAAAGAAAATCCTCATCAAAGAAGGCCAAACCGTCGACACCGGACAACCACT